The Quercus robur chromosome 7, dhQueRobu3.1, whole genome shotgun sequence genome has a segment encoding these proteins:
- the LOC126693748 gene encoding putative disease resistance protein RGA1, with protein sequence MLVIGDCENFTTSPEWLPCLKSLQQLGIDNCCKLLSLPEGMQGLTALRQLNITLCPDLIRNCKEDRSKIAHVPEVCLGGDRLENQIKIRYSYDSHKKFWKYCWREEELRQQEEEKRRRIQETIRVALSVQRKALGFIEQE encoded by the exons ATGCTAGTGATTGGAGATTGTGAAAATTTCACCACTTCGCCGGAGTGGCTGCCATGTCTAAAATCACTTCAGCAACTTGGGATTGACAATTGCTGTAAGTTGTTATCTCTCCCAGAGGGGATGCAAGGTCTCACTGCACTAAGACAATTGAATATCACACTGTGTCCTGATTTGATTAGAAACTGCAAAGAAGATCGGTCAAAGATTGCTCATGTACCAGAGGTTTGTCTTGGTGGTGATCGTTTGGAAAACCAG ATTAAGATAAGATATTCCTATGATTCGCACAAGAAGTTTTGGAAGTATTGCTGGCGAGAAGAAGAACTACgacaacaagaagaagaaaaacgcCGACGAATACAAGAAACAATAAGAGTAGCTTTATCTGTACAACGAAAAGCACTAGGTTTCATTGAACAAGAGTAg